The genomic stretch GTCAGCGATCATTTAAAGATGAGGTGGTTCTGCGTACCTCTTTATCGAATGCTTCTTATTGGGATCCTGTAACTGGTAAACGATATAGGTTACAGGCTCGTTTGGTAGCGGAAGGATTACATGTTAACATTACATTGCTTCCCGGTGAATCGGGTTTCATTGTGGTTTCTGATGACAGTCAAGAAGAACTAATGTTGAAACCAACCCGTGAGAACGAGCGGTTGGAAGCTATAAAGGGAGATTGGCAGGTTTATTTTGATCCACGATGGGGAGGACCTGGAGAAGTGGTCTTCCCAGTGTTAACGGATTGGACGAAACATGCCGATTCAGGTATTCGCTATTATTCGGGTACAGCCGTTTATCGTAAAAAAATCAATTTAGGAAAGGCTGCGGCAAATGAAGAAATAATTCTTCGTTTTGACAGCTTGAATTCTATAGGACGGGTTTGGTTGAATGGACAAGAAGTTTCAACTGTTTGGTGTACTCCGTGGGAGGCAAATCTGACTCCTTTCGTGAAAAATGGTGAGAATAAGTTGGAAATAGAAGTCGTAAACTCGTTGATGAACAGAATGATTGGTGACGCTTCGTTGCCTGAATCCAAACGACTGACTTATTCCTATCCCGAAATAGCCAAATCGACAGACGGATTGGTTCCTTCTGGAATTACAGGTGAAGTGTGGTTGGTACGTCGCTTTTTACAATGTATTAATTAAATAATTAAGTTTATGTCATTAACAAGTATTATTTGTGGCATAGCGTTGCTGACAATAGGTGAAGTTGGGCCTCAGAATATGCCCGATACTATAGAACCTGTTGAATCACCGTTTGTTATGCCTTTGTTTGAAAGGCCTGTTTTTCCCGAATCTACCATATTGGTAAGGATGGAACAGGAAGGTATGTCCACTAAACCGATTCAGGAGGCTATTGATAGTATGAGTTGCCGAGGTGGTGGAACGGTGGTAGTTCCTCCCGGTGTATGGCGGACAGGACGCCTTATCTTGAAGAGTAATGTAAATTTGCATCTTTCGGAAGGAGCGGAATTACGTTTCAGTGGTAATATAATAGATTATCTTCCGGCTGTTTTTACACGGGATGAGGGGGTGGAGCTTTACTCTCTTGGAGCTTGTTTGTATGCTGATGGACAGGAGAATATTGCATTGACTGGAAAGGGAAAAGTAGTTGGACCACCTACCAGTTGCGAGATATACAAGTGTAATGAAAGTATGTCTAGTGACAAGGTGATAAGAAAACCGCTTGCCGACCGTATTTATGATGGAAAGAATGGTGAAGGAGTCTTTTTGCCTAAGACATTTGCCCCTATCAATTGTAAGAATGTCTTTGTAGAAGGTGTTACATTTGAACGGGGACTGTATTGGAATATTGTACCACAATATTGTGAACATATTTTGATTCGGGGGATTACAGTGAACAGTTTCGGACATGGACGTACGGATGGTATTGATATTGATTCAAGTAATGATGTACTGATAGAATACTGTTCGCTCGATTGTCAGGACGATTGTTACACCATGAAGTCCGGGCGGGGTAAGGATGGATTGAAAGTGAATCGCCCCACTAGTAATGTCGTTATACGTAAAAGTATAGCACTGAGGGGAGCAGGCGGTATTGTGTGTGGTACTGAGATTGCCGGTGGAGTGAGAAATGTATATATGTACGATTGTGTTTTTGAGGGAACAGACCAGGCTTTCCGTTTTAAAACTCGTCGTCCACGAGGAGGTTTTGTGGAGAATATATATGTGGAACGGGTGCGGGCTAATGTGAAAAGACAGGCTTTGTATTGCGATATGCTTGGTTCTGCCCGCTGGGTAGGTGAGTTGGCACAGCGTTATCCGGCCCGTGAGATAACTCCACTTACACCGTGGTTTGCTAATATTTCCATTCACGATGTGGAGATCACCGGATGTAGCACATTGGTGGATGTGTCTGCATTACCGGAGAAGCCGGTGAAGAACTTTTTTTTCGGCAATGTCAAAGCACATTGTGATCGGATTGGCAAAATATGCGATGCCACAAAATTCTCAATGAAAGATGTAAGAATAGAGAGTTGTGATACAGTAATGCGTATTGATAATTGTGATTACGCCTCTTTCTTTGGGTTCAGCAATGTAACTACAGGTAGTTCGGTGAAGATAGAAAAAACGGGAGGAGAATGTCGCTATTTAAATGTGCAGACATATCCTCTTGTCCCAGTAAATTATCAGTCCATTCGTCCTGGTGAAGTGTGGCTTGATACTGAAGGAAAACCTATTCAGGCCCATGGGTTTCAAGTGACTTTTCGTGAAGGCAAATATTATTGGTATGGTGAGGATAAAACTCATACTCTGTTTGGTACCAATCGGATGTTTGGCGGAGTACGTTGTTACTCATCTACTGATTTTTACAATTGGAAAGATGAGGGGAGGATAATTGAACCTGCTACTGATCCACATTCACCTTTGCATCATTGTCAGAAATTGGAACGCCCACATATTCTTTATTGTGCCAAAACAGGCAGGTATGTATGCTGGCTGAAATCACAAAGTAATGATGGGCATTTTGTTATTCTAGAAGCTGAACATTTTATGGGACCCTATCATTTTGTCCGCAATCTGAAACCTAATGGCTTTGCTGTGGGGGATTTTGACATGTATGCTGATCCCGATACAGGAAAAGGTTATGTTTGGTTTGAGCGTCCTCATTGGGAGCAGATATGTGCTGAACTTTCTGATGATTATACAAATGTAAATGGCCGGTATTCAGAACATTTTGTTGGAAAGGTTCCACCGTTTACACGTGAGGCGGCAGCACATTTTGTAATGGATGGTAAACATTATATTTATACATCAGGGACAACTAGTTATACTCCCAACCCTTCGGAAGTAGCGGTATTCGATGATTATCATGGTGAATATACGGTGTTAGGGAATCCACACATAGGTGATGAGTATGCACATTCTTTTTGCTCGCAGATTACAAGTGTGATAAAGATTCCGGGAAAGGATCTTTATGTGGCTATGGCCGATCGTTGGCTACCGCATACTAATAAAACGGATATACCCAAGAAAGACTGGCAGTCTTTCTTGACCCGGTACAAGGATCACCGTCCTTATCCAAAGGATTTTGCAACTCCTAAAGTGGCCGACAGATTTTATACGCTTGTTAATCCTAATCAAGATGTATATAAGGCTACTTATGTATTTCTGCCAATTGTGGTGAAGGATGGCATACCGATGATAGAGTGGAAAGATGAATGGAAACTGGAAAACTATGAATAGATGATTTTTCTTTTGTTGATAGGGCACATCCGTTTATTTTTACTATCTTTGCTAATATGGCGTATGTCGGGAAAATGATGTACGTCATATATTTAAATGCCTGGTATGAATCTGATTGAAATTGTATGAAAACATATATTTGTCTGTTATGGGTTGTTTTTGGGTGTATAGGTTGGGAAATGCATGCATCGGTAGATGTACATCCTACTTTTATCACGACTAGTGACGGATTGGCGAATAATTCGGTACGTTATCTGTTTCAAGACAGCAAAGGGTTTATTTGGATGGGTACATTAGATGGGCTGAGCCGCTATGATGGCCATTCATTTGTGACATTCCGTCCGGAATCAGGCGATAAAATTTCTTTGGCAAATCATCATGTAAAGAAGATACAAGAAGATCGAAATGGTTTCTTATGGTTTATCACTGCTCCGGAATTAATGAGTTGTTACGATTTGAAACATGATTGTTTTGTTGATTTTACGGGGTGTGGGGAATATAGACGGCCTTACAATAAAATATTGGAAACTGCTGTCGGGGATATTTGGCTGTGGCATCATCAGAGTGGATGTCGTAAAATAGTCTGTAAGGATGGAATTCACTCTTCTGTATCTTTTACAAAGGAAAATGGGAAATTATCAACTAATGCAGTGAATTCCGTTTATGAGGATGAACAGGGAGTGATTTGGATTTGTACTCAGCTTGGGCTGTTTCAGGTGACAGAAGAGGGATATACCCAGGTAGTTCAAGATAGTTTGTCTTTTGTAGGGGCGATGTCTTTTCGTCACAAGATTTTTTTTGTAACCTCTGATGGAGGTATTTATGAAAAGTCTTCAGGTAAGAATTTGTTTTTGACAGCCCGGTTGCCGTGGAAACTTTCTGCTTTTAATACCTATGAGTCCTGTCGTTTACAGAACGATTGGGTGTTTTTTACTCCTGAGGGTGGAGAGGTGTTTAGTATGTCTGAGAAAAGATTGATTCATGATTCATCGCTTGATATTCGTTTAGGAAAATGTGAAAAGGATAATTTGAATAATCTGTGGATTTCCAATGGCACTGGTCTTGTACATTATATTGATGTCCGGACACGTGCCGTCCGGATTTTTAGATTAATGTCTGATGAAAAAGTTAAGTTGATAGGAGATGAACGTTATCATATCATACAAGATGTTCCACGTGGACTGATATGGATTTCTACCTATGGTAATGGTTTGTTTGTTTATGATTCTCAAAAGGAGGAGATGACCCATTACTCGTATCATGTGGATGAGTTTAATCGGGTGAATTCTGATTTTCTTTTATATGCTATGGGCGACAGAACCGGTAATATCTGGTTGGGATCAGAATATTCCGGCATAGCTTTATTGTCAGTATTAAATGATGGGGCAACTTATATTTATCCTGAAAATGAGAAATTGGTGGATCGTTCCAATACCATACGTATGGTTACGTGTATGGAGAATGGGGATGTGCGGGTAGGAAATCGTCGGGGGGGATTGTTTGCTTATGACTGTCACTTGAATTTATTGCAAAGAAATTATTATCATCTTAGTGTCTTTGCTCTCAAAGAGGATGACAAAGGGCAAGTATGGATGGGAACCCGTGGGGATGGATTATGTATAGGCGATAGATGGTATGTGCATCGGGCTGATGATGTGAATTCACTTGCACATAATCATATTTATGATATCTATAGGGACTACCGGGATAGAATGTGGATTGGAACTTTCGGGGGAGGACTCGATTTGGCTGTTTATCAGAAAAACGATTTTGTGTTTCGTCATTTTTTGAAGGGGAGTTTTGGAGAGCAAGAGGTTCGTACTATTACTGCTGATAGGAATCATTGGATGTGGGTAGGAACCAATAATGGTATTTATGTATTCCATCCGGATTCTTTGTTGAATGATTCGCGGCAGTATTACGTTTATAATTTGGATAATGGGAAAATACGTAGCAATGAAATTCGTAATATTTTTTGTGACAGCAAAGGTCGTATGTGGATTGGAACCACCGGTAAAGGCTTTTCTGTCTGCCAGTCAGGACAAACTTATGATCAGTTGGAATTCCGGCATTATGATGAGGATGACGGGTTGGTAAATAATGTAGTCCAGTCTATAGTGGAGGATAGGGATGGAAAAATCTGGCTGGGTACCGAATATGGAATGTCCCGGTTTGATCCGGATACGGAGGTTTTTGATAGTTTCTTTTTTTCAGCGATAATGCCCGGCAATGTCTATTTGGAGAGTAGTGCCTGTGTTATGAAAAACGGACATTTGCTGTTTGGAACGAATCATGGTTTGGTTGTGGTCGATCCTGAAAAAGTCATGCCACAGCATGTCGTTTCTCCGGTGGTTCTCACTGATTTAAAAATAAATGGAATTTCTGTTCGTCCCGGGGATATTGATTCTCCTTTGACAGAGGCATTAAGTTATACAAATAGAATAGAATTGAAATATTATCAGAATTCATTCAGTATAGATTTCTCTACTTTTGACTATTCTATGGCAAATGATGCCAAGTATATTTATAAGTTAATTCCATACGATAAAGATTGGGGAGTCCCTTCCTCCTTGAATTTTGCAGCTTATAAAAATTTGTTGCCGGGTACTTATCAGTTACATGTAAAAGCATCCAGTGCTTCCGGTGTATGGGGGGAAGATGAAACCGTATTACAGATTGTTATTACTCCGCCTTTTTGGAAAACAGGTTGGGCCTTTGCCATTTATATAATGCTGATTTGTATGGCAATGTATATGACATTCAGACTAATCCATAAGTTTGCTATCTTGCGGAATCGTATTCAATTAGAAAAACAGTTGACAGAATATAAGTTGGTCTTTTTTACCAATATCTCTCATGAGTTTCGTACCCCGTTGACGTTGATCCAAGGAGCCTTGGAAAAAATAGAGGCTATGGGTAGGGGTTCTAAAGAATTGGCTTATCCTATAAAAGTGATGGATAGAAGCACGCAGCGGATGCTCAGATTAATCAATCAATTGCTGGAATTCAGAAAAATGCAGAATAATAAACTGGTTCTTTCATTAGAAGAAACAGATGTTATCGTTTTTCTTTACGATATATTTCTGAGTTTTAGGGAAACGGCGGAATCTAAAGAAATGGAATTTAAATTTATTCCTTCTGTCAGTTCTTATCCTATGTTTGTTGATAAAGGTAAACTGGATAAGATAGTCTATAATCTTCTGTCCAATGCATTTAAGTACACACCGGAGGGCGGGAAAATAGTTTGTTCGGTAGATGTGGAAGAAGAAACAAAAAAATTGATCATTTCCGTGTCAGACACCGGTATTGGTATTCCTTTGGAGAAACGCGGGCAACTTTTTTCTCGATTTATGCAAAGTAGTTTCTCTGGTGATAGTATGGGAATCGGGTTGCATTTGACTCACGAACTTGTAAATGTGCATAAAGGAAGTATTGAATATGCGGAGAATGAAGGACAGGGTTCTGTTTTTACAGTCACTTTGCCATTGGATAGTTCTGTATATGAGTCAAAAGATTTTTTGATCTCTACAGCCTTAATGGAAGAAACGGATCATACAGACGAAGGCATTCCGTGCCGTCTCGTAAAAGAAGAACAGATGGCGGCTCCTTTAAACAAGAAAAAGATATTGATCATTGAAGATGATACTGATATTCGTGAATTTTTGAAGAAAGAAATATCTGTTTATTTTGAGGTGGTAGCCGAGGCTGATGGTGTGGCGGGTTTTGAACGTGCACGGACTTATGATGCTGATCTGATAATATGTGATGTCCTAATGCCGGGAATGAATGGGTATGAAGTAACCCGTAAGTTAAAAAATGAATTTAGTACCAGTCATATTCCGATCATTCTGCTGACAGCAATGGGAACTACCGAAAATAAATTGGAAGGAGTAGAAAGTGGGGCGGATGCGTATGTAACCAAACCGTTCAGCTTAAAATTGCTTTTGGCACGGATGGTTCAATTGATTGACCAGCGTGAAAAGTTACGTGAGAAATATGTGAATGATCCCAGTATAGAGCGACCGGCTATTTATACTTCTGATAAAGATAAACAGTTCCTTGATAAATTGCAAGCTATTATAGAGCAGGAGTTGGGAAATTCGGAATTTACGATGGAAGACTTTGCTGCCCGGATGAAATTGGGGCGTACTGTATTCTCTAAAAAAGTTCGTGGTTTGACAGGGCATACTCCTAATGAATATTTCCGTATTATTCGTCTGAAGAAAGCGGCGGAATTATTGTTGGAAGGTAATTATAATGTGAGCGAAGTTTCTTATAAAGTAGGTATCAGTGATCCGCTTTATTTTAGCCGTTGTTTCAAGACACACTATGGCGTGTCTCCTTCTGTTTATCTGCGTGGAAAAGAGAAAGAAATATAGAGTGGGCAACCTTTATTGTATAATCGGGCGGTAAATATCAGTTCGTTTCTTAAAAAGCTTAAAGTGTATAAATTTCCATGTTAATGAACAAAAATACATTTTGGGGCTTTATAAATAACGATATATTTGTAAAATACTGCTTGAATATTTCAGATTGAAAGAAATTAAGATACTCATTTTAAATTTAAGACCATGAAAGAACTAAAGATGTACATCGATGGACGATTCATCGAAAACCAATCCGATAAGTGGATTGATGTATTGAACCCTTCTACGGAAGAAGTGATATCTAAAATGCCTGATGGCACACCGGAAGATGCACGCGCAGCTATAAATGCCGCCGTAAAGGCACAGCTTTCTTGGGAAAGTCTTACTTCTATTGAACGCGCCGGCTATTTAACTCGGATTGCACAAGGTATCCGAAAGCGGGAACAGGAATTGACTGATATTATCATCCGGGAGGGTGGAAAAACAAGAGGATTAGCTAATGTAGAGGTGTTATTTACGGCTGATTATCTTGATTATATAGCCGGATGGGCCCGTCGTTATGAAGGGGAAATCATTCCTAGTGACCGTCCTCACGAAAATATATTTGTCTTTAAGAAACCTATTGGGGTGACAACAGGCATCCTGCCTTGGAATTTTCCTTTTTTCTTGATTGCCCGTAAGGCCGCTCCTGCTCTGTTGACGGGGAATACAATTGTGGTAAAGCCGAGTCAGCTGACACCGGAAAATGCATATGTTTTCGCACAGATTGTAGATGAAGTTGGGTTGCCTAAAGGTGTATTCAATCTAGTAAACGGTCGTGGTTCGGTGATAGGACATGAACTGGCTGCTAACCCTAAAGTAGGTATGGTTAGTCTGACCGGAAGTGTGGAGGCTGGAATACAAACCATGGCAGCCGCTTCTGCCAATGTGACGAAGGTTTCTTTGGAATTGGGGGGGAAGGCTCCCGGTATTGTAATGCCGGATGCAGATTTGGATTTAGCTGTAAAATCCATTATTGCTTCGCGTGTTATTAATACAGGACAGGTATGTAATTGTTGTGAGCGTGTGTATGTACATTCTAGTGTAAAAGAGGCTTTCCTTGAGAAACTGTTGGCAGGATTCAAGCAGGTGAAAGTGGGGGATCCGAATCAGTATACAGACCTCGATATGGGTCCGTTGATTGATGCCAAAGCACTGAAATCAGTAGAAGAGAAAGTGAAAAAAGCTATTGAGCAGGGAGCTGAGTTGCTATGCGGTGGTCATCGTATCGGTACTAAAGGATATTTCTTTGAACCGACGATTTTGATTAATTGTACCCAAAAGATGGATATTATTCAGGAAGAAACTTTTGGACCGGTACTTCCGGTTGTTGAGTTTACAGAGGTGGAAGACGCCATTGCTTGGGCTAATGATTGTGAATATGGGCTGACTTCTTCTATTTATACTCAGAATCTGGATATGGCATTTAAATTGATTCGTGCGTTGAAATTTGGTGAAACTTATGTGAATCGTGAGAATTTTGAAGCTATGCAGGGATTCCATGCCGGATGGCGTAAATCTGGTATCGGTGGCGCGGATGGTAAACATGGTCTGGAAGAGTATTTGCAGACGCAGCTGGTTTATTTGGAGACTAAAGGGTAATTCTTATAATTATTCTATGTAGGATTATCTCGGGATATAATTCGTATTTTATGTCTCGAGATACATCTTGTTATATGATGGATATTTATTATTGATTTGGATTGATACTTTAAGAAGTATAGAGTACAAAATACTTGTTGTTTCGTCCTGTTGGAAAAGGTTTATTCATCATAAAACAGCATGCTATGAAATTATTTTTTTCTTTCGTATTTGCCTTATTGGCTTTTACTACTTGTACAAAACCTGACAAGGAAGTCTATATCTTCACTTCTCATCGTGAGCCGGCATTGGACGGGTTACATTATCTTTACAGCTATGACGGTTATCATTGGGATAGTATTGCAGGTTCATGGCTGAAACCGGAAATAGGAAACAAGACCCCTTATTATAATTATTTCACTAAACAGACCGAAGAACAGAAATATGCTCCCAATTCGATGATGCGTGATCCGTCCATTACCCAAGGTCCGGATGGAACCTTTCATTTGGTGTGGACCATCAGTTGGAATGGGGAACAAGGATTTGGTTATGCCAGTTCTAAAGACTTGATTCATTGGAGCGAACAACGTGAAATCAAAGTGATGAAAGACTCTTTGACTAACAATGTGTGGGCACCGGAAGTTTTCTATGATGATGAAAAGGGACAGTTCATCGTTGCCTGGTCCTCTGCCATTCCAGTAGAGAGATATACGGCAGCCGATAGTTTGGGAGCTAATAAAAGTCACCGTGCCTATTATACCACGACCAAGGATTTCCAAACGTTTGCTCCGGCAAAGGCATTTTATGATCCCGG from Phocaeicola dorei encodes the following:
- the aldA gene encoding aldehyde dehydrogenase, translated to MKELKMYIDGRFIENQSDKWIDVLNPSTEEVISKMPDGTPEDARAAINAAVKAQLSWESLTSIERAGYLTRIAQGIRKREQELTDIIIREGGKTRGLANVEVLFTADYLDYIAGWARRYEGEIIPSDRPHENIFVFKKPIGVTTGILPWNFPFFLIARKAAPALLTGNTIVVKPSQLTPENAYVFAQIVDEVGLPKGVFNLVNGRGSVIGHELAANPKVGMVSLTGSVEAGIQTMAAASANVTKVSLELGGKAPGIVMPDADLDLAVKSIIASRVINTGQVCNCCERVYVHSSVKEAFLEKLLAGFKQVKVGDPNQYTDLDMGPLIDAKALKSVEEKVKKAIEQGAELLCGGHRIGTKGYFFEPTILINCTQKMDIIQEETFGPVLPVVEFTEVEDAIAWANDCEYGLTSSIYTQNLDMAFKLIRALKFGETYVNRENFEAMQGFHAGWRKSGIGGADGKHGLEEYLQTQLVYLETKG
- a CDS encoding glycoside hydrolase family 43 protein, translating into MKLFFSFVFALLAFTTCTKPDKEVYIFTSHREPALDGLHYLYSYDGYHWDSIAGSWLKPEIGNKTPYYNYFTKQTEEQKYAPNSMMRDPSITQGPDGTFHLVWTISWNGEQGFGYASSKDLIHWSEQREIKVMKDSLTNNVWAPEVFYDDEKGQFIVAWSSAIPVERYTAADSLGANKSHRAYYTTTKDFQTFAPAKAFYDPGFNSIDGFIVKRDKNDYVLIIKDNRKPGYSDLFCVSGPSAEGPYTSPSTKFAPTYSEGPCAVKVGDEWLIYFDVYREGRFGAVATKDFKTFTPIDNQISIPQGHKHGTIIKVPESVLLNLKAEEAKRFPQKD
- a CDS encoding two-component regulator propeller domain-containing protein, with amino-acid sequence MKTYICLLWVVFGCIGWEMHASVDVHPTFITTSDGLANNSVRYLFQDSKGFIWMGTLDGLSRYDGHSFVTFRPESGDKISLANHHVKKIQEDRNGFLWFITAPELMSCYDLKHDCFVDFTGCGEYRRPYNKILETAVGDIWLWHHQSGCRKIVCKDGIHSSVSFTKENGKLSTNAVNSVYEDEQGVIWICTQLGLFQVTEEGYTQVVQDSLSFVGAMSFRHKIFFVTSDGGIYEKSSGKNLFLTARLPWKLSAFNTYESCRLQNDWVFFTPEGGEVFSMSEKRLIHDSSLDIRLGKCEKDNLNNLWISNGTGLVHYIDVRTRAVRIFRLMSDEKVKLIGDERYHIIQDVPRGLIWISTYGNGLFVYDSQKEEMTHYSYHVDEFNRVNSDFLLYAMGDRTGNIWLGSEYSGIALLSVLNDGATYIYPENEKLVDRSNTIRMVTCMENGDVRVGNRRGGLFAYDCHLNLLQRNYYHLSVFALKEDDKGQVWMGTRGDGLCIGDRWYVHRADDVNSLAHNHIYDIYRDYRDRMWIGTFGGGLDLAVYQKNDFVFRHFLKGSFGEQEVRTITADRNHWMWVGTNNGIYVFHPDSLLNDSRQYYVYNLDNGKIRSNEIRNIFCDSKGRMWIGTTGKGFSVCQSGQTYDQLEFRHYDEDDGLVNNVVQSIVEDRDGKIWLGTEYGMSRFDPDTEVFDSFFFSAIMPGNVYLESSACVMKNGHLLFGTNHGLVVVDPEKVMPQHVVSPVVLTDLKINGISVRPGDIDSPLTEALSYTNRIELKYYQNSFSIDFSTFDYSMANDAKYIYKLIPYDKDWGVPSSLNFAAYKNLLPGTYQLHVKASSASGVWGEDETVLQIVITPPFWKTGWAFAIYIMLICMAMYMTFRLIHKFAILRNRIQLEKQLTEYKLVFFTNISHEFRTPLTLIQGALEKIEAMGRGSKELAYPIKVMDRSTQRMLRLINQLLEFRKMQNNKLVLSLEETDVIVFLYDIFLSFRETAESKEMEFKFIPSVSSYPMFVDKGKLDKIVYNLLSNAFKYTPEGGKIVCSVDVEEETKKLIISVSDTGIGIPLEKRGQLFSRFMQSSFSGDSMGIGLHLTHELVNVHKGSIEYAENEGQGSVFTVTLPLDSSVYESKDFLISTALMEETDHTDEGIPCRLVKEEQMAAPLNKKKILIIEDDTDIREFLKKEISVYFEVVAEADGVAGFERARTYDADLIICDVLMPGMNGYEVTRKLKNEFSTSHIPIILLTAMGTTENKLEGVESGADAYVTKPFSLKLLLARMVQLIDQREKLREKYVNDPSIERPAIYTSDKDKQFLDKLQAIIEQELGNSEFTMEDFAARMKLGRTVFSKKVRGLTGHTPNEYFRIIRLKKAAELLLEGNYNVSEVSYKVGISDPLYFSRCFKTHYGVSPSVYLRGKEKEI
- a CDS encoding glycosyl hydrolase family 28 protein yields the protein MSLTSIICGIALLTIGEVGPQNMPDTIEPVESPFVMPLFERPVFPESTILVRMEQEGMSTKPIQEAIDSMSCRGGGTVVVPPGVWRTGRLILKSNVNLHLSEGAELRFSGNIIDYLPAVFTRDEGVELYSLGACLYADGQENIALTGKGKVVGPPTSCEIYKCNESMSSDKVIRKPLADRIYDGKNGEGVFLPKTFAPINCKNVFVEGVTFERGLYWNIVPQYCEHILIRGITVNSFGHGRTDGIDIDSSNDVLIEYCSLDCQDDCYTMKSGRGKDGLKVNRPTSNVVIRKSIALRGAGGIVCGTEIAGGVRNVYMYDCVFEGTDQAFRFKTRRPRGGFVENIYVERVRANVKRQALYCDMLGSARWVGELAQRYPAREITPLTPWFANISIHDVEITGCSTLVDVSALPEKPVKNFFFGNVKAHCDRIGKICDATKFSMKDVRIESCDTVMRIDNCDYASFFGFSNVTTGSSVKIEKTGGECRYLNVQTYPLVPVNYQSIRPGEVWLDTEGKPIQAHGFQVTFREGKYYWYGEDKTHTLFGTNRMFGGVRCYSSTDFYNWKDEGRIIEPATDPHSPLHHCQKLERPHILYCAKTGRYVCWLKSQSNDGHFVILEAEHFMGPYHFVRNLKPNGFAVGDFDMYADPDTGKGYVWFERPHWEQICAELSDDYTNVNGRYSEHFVGKVPPFTREAAAHFVMDGKHYIYTSGTTSYTPNPSEVAVFDDYHGEYTVLGNPHIGDEYAHSFCSQITSVIKIPGKDLYVAMADRWLPHTNKTDIPKKDWQSFLTRYKDHRPYPKDFATPKVADRFYTLVNPNQDVYKATYVFLPIVVKDGIPMIEWKDEWKLENYE